In Flavobacteriales bacterium, the following proteins share a genomic window:
- a CDS encoding DUF3276 family protein yields MEDYKDQEEIFSNKVRAGKRTYFFDVRATRADDYYLTITESKKIFNDDGSHHFKKHKIFLYKEDFEKFKDALSESVDFIFKNKGEEIISNPKKDSDEDNKNFTDVNFDDI; encoded by the coding sequence ATGGAAGACTACAAAGACCAAGAAGAAATTTTCTCAAATAAAGTAAGAGCAGGTAAAAGAACTTACTTTTTTGACGTTCGCGCGACTAGAGCAGACGACTACTATCTCACAATTACCGAAAGCAAAAAAATATTTAATGATGATGGCAGCCATCATTTCAAAAAACACAAAATATTTCTTTACAAAGAAGATTTTGAAAAGTTTAAAGATGCACTCTCAGAAAGTGTAGACTTTATTTTCAAAAACAAGGGCGAGGAAATTATTTCAAACCCAAAGAAAGATTCAGACGAAGACAACAAAAATTTTACTGATGTTAACTTTGATGATATTTAG
- a CDS encoding DoxX family protein, whose amino-acid sequence MSFIINSSESVFLIVQILSVLFLTILFLQSGIDKVVDKKGNLEWLSSHFSNSPFKNSVPVLLFTVTVVELLSGVLNLIGVIFLIKDGSSTFALLGTMLASIALIMLFLGQRIAKDYAGAQSLVSYFILTVLTLILFGFTM is encoded by the coding sequence ATGTCATTTATTATAAATTCATCAGAATCAGTATTCTTAATTGTTCAGATTTTATCAGTATTATTTTTAACGATTTTGTTTTTACAGTCTGGTATTGATAAGGTCGTAGATAAAAAAGGAAATTTGGAATGGTTAAGCTCTCATTTTTCTAATTCTCCATTTAAAAATTCAGTACCTGTTTTATTGTTTACAGTTACTGTTGTTGAACTTTTGTCGGGAGTGCTGAATTTGATAGGTGTTATATTTCTAATTAAAGACGGTAGTTCAACTTTCGCTTTGCTAGGTACTATGCTAGCTTCAATAGCTCTCATAATGTTGTTCCTAGGTCAAAGAATAGCCAAAGATTATGCTGGAGCACAATCTTTGGTAAGTTATTTCATACTTACAGTTTTAACGCTAATTCTATTTGGATTTACAATGTAG
- a CDS encoding AAA family ATPase → MNKTIVIANQKGGVGKTTTAINLAACLGVLEKKVLLVDADPQANSTSGVGYDPREIKSGLYECLIDNLSATDAIVKTESPNLDLLPAHIDLVGAELELVNQQNREYILKGILEQVNSNYDYIIIDCAPSLGIVTTNALTAADSIIIPIQCEYFALEGLGKLLNTIKIVQNRLNKELDIEGLLLTMYDTRLRLSNQVVEEVKTHFQEMVFNTIIQRNVRLSEAPSFGQTIIMHDANSKGAINYLNLAKEVLEKNKKLAQ, encoded by the coding sequence ATGAATAAAACAATTGTAATTGCAAATCAAAAAGGTGGAGTAGGTAAAACAACTACAGCAATCAACCTAGCAGCTTGTCTGGGCGTACTCGAAAAAAAAGTATTGCTTGTCGATGCTGATCCCCAAGCAAATTCAACTTCAGGCGTTGGCTATGATCCTAGAGAAATAAAGTCTGGACTGTACGAATGTTTGATTGATAACCTTAGTGCAACAGATGCAATAGTAAAAACAGAAAGTCCAAATTTAGACTTACTTCCAGCACATATTGATTTAGTTGGAGCTGAACTCGAGCTTGTCAATCAACAAAACAGAGAATATATACTCAAAGGAATTTTAGAACAAGTCAATTCTAACTATGACTATATCATAATTGATTGCGCACCATCATTAGGAATAGTAACCACCAATGCACTAACAGCAGCAGACTCCATCATTATTCCTATCCAATGCGAATATTTTGCTTTAGAAGGGCTTGGAAAATTACTTAATACAATTAAAATTGTCCAAAATCGTTTAAACAAAGAACTTGATATCGAAGGACTTTTACTAACGATGTATGATACCCGTTTAAGATTATCAAACCAAGTCGTTGAAGAAGTAAAGACCCATTTTCAAGAAATGGTTTTCAATACTATCATTCAGCGTAACGTAAGACTTAGTGAAGCGCCAAGCTTTGGGCAAACAATAATTATGCATGATGCGAATAGCAAAGGTGCTATCAACTACCTTAACCTAGCGAAAGAAGTTTTAGAAAAGAATAAAAAACTAGCACAATAA
- a CDS encoding ParB/RepB/Spo0J family partition protein: MAEKKRALGKGLSALLKDPNTDITSNESIAETTQVVGAVAEIEIEQIEVNPFQPRTDFDQDALQELAISIKELGIIQPLTVRKLGYDKFQLISGERRFRASQIAELKTVPVYVRIANDQEMLEMALVENIQREQLNPVEVALSYQRLIDECKLTQEKMSARVGKKRSTITNYLRLLKLPAEILAGLRNESISMGHARALVNVKSEETQINIFRDAVNNGFTVREIEQIVKDFGESSYLKTSRNRSKTLPSFEHQKLANDLTNKLGTDVKLKVSKSGKGKIEIPFTSNDDLYNLISQLGL, translated from the coding sequence ATGGCAGAAAAAAAACGTGCATTAGGAAAAGGCCTATCGGCATTATTAAAAGACCCTAATACTGATATTACTAGTAATGAAAGTATAGCAGAAACAACTCAAGTAGTTGGAGCAGTTGCTGAAATAGAAATAGAACAAATCGAAGTAAATCCATTCCAGCCAAGAACAGATTTTGATCAAGATGCGCTGCAAGAACTAGCTATCTCTATCAAAGAGTTAGGAATTATCCAACCACTAACTGTAAGGAAGTTAGGCTACGATAAGTTCCAACTAATTTCTGGGGAAAGAAGATTTAGAGCTTCACAAATTGCTGAACTCAAAACAGTTCCTGTTTATGTAAGGATTGCTAACGACCAAGAAATGTTAGAAATGGCTTTGGTCGAAAATATTCAAAGAGAACAGCTAAATCCTGTTGAAGTAGCTTTAAGTTATCAAAGACTTATAGACGAATGCAAACTCACTCAAGAAAAAATGAGTGCAAGAGTTGGAAAAAAACGCTCTACTATTACCAATTATCTCAGACTACTTAAATTACCTGCAGAAATTCTTGCAGGCCTAAGGAATGAAAGCATTAGCATGGGACATGCAAGAGCTCTCGTAAACGTCAAAAGTGAAGAAACTCAAATAAACATTTTTAGAGATGCCGTTAACAATGGCTTTACAGTTAGAGAAATCGAACAAATTGTTAAAGATTTTGGCGAAAGCTCATACCTCAAAACATCTAGAAATAGAAGCAAGACATTGCCAAGCTTTGAACATCAAAAGTTAGCCAATGACCTAACAAATAAGCTCGGTACAGACGTCAAGCTAAAGGTTTCTAAAAGTGGTAAAGGGAAAATAGAAATTCCCTTCACTTCCAATGATGATCTATATAATCTCATTTCACAATTAGGTTTATAA
- a CDS encoding DUF5683 domain-containing protein: MKYIILNILLCYSLIGHSQSNESKTIKSAHKASILSAVVPGAGQVYNKKYWKVPIIYASLATSIYFIKDNQNKLTTYQDAYITRSNGGTDDYIDIYNNSQLLTIVDYYERNRDVSYIIAGAIYLLNIVDASVDAHLFDFDISEDLSLNTTPKIIDTPIGKTTVLSLKMNF, encoded by the coding sequence TTGAAATACATAATTTTAAATATACTCTTATGTTATTCGTTGATTGGTCATTCTCAATCTAACGAATCAAAAACTATTAAGTCTGCTCATAAAGCCTCAATACTTTCGGCTGTTGTTCCAGGTGCTGGACAAGTTTATAATAAAAAATATTGGAAGGTTCCCATTATTTACGCTTCACTAGCAACAAGTATTTATTTCATTAAGGATAATCAGAACAAATTAACGACCTATCAAGACGCATACATCACAAGGTCTAATGGAGGGACTGATGACTATATAGATATTTACAATAATAGCCAACTACTCACAATTGTCGATTATTATGAAAGGAACAGGGATGTTTCCTATATTATTGCTGGGGCAATCTACCTTCTTAACATAGTAGATGCTAGCGTAGACGCCCATCTTTTTGATTTTGACATTAGTGAAGACTTGAGTTTAAACACAACACCCAAAATTATTGATACGCCTATAGGTAAAACAACGGTGTTATCATTAAAAATGAATTTTTAA
- a CDS encoding dihydrodipicolinate reductase C-terminal domain-containing protein encodes MNIALIGYGKMGQLIEQIALEKGHSISLIATSKNPINKQNFSDIDVAIDFSTPESAFSNISQLLLKGIPVVSGTTGWLEKIEEIKKMAVEQETAFLYASNFSIGVNLFFELNKKLNQLMYNHTDYKASIEEIHHTQKLDIPSGTALTLKSQISDTINIKSERQENVPGTHIVEYTSTIDTISISHQAHNRMGFVKGALLAAEWIIDKKGCFSISDILKIN; translated from the coding sequence ATGAACATTGCACTTATAGGTTATGGTAAAATGGGACAACTAATAGAGCAAATTGCTCTAGAAAAGGGACATTCGATTTCTCTCATTGCTACTAGCAAAAACCCCATCAACAAGCAAAATTTTTCGGACATTGACGTTGCGATTGATTTTAGCACACCAGAAAGTGCTTTCAGTAATATCAGTCAATTGTTGTTAAAAGGAATACCTGTAGTATCTGGGACAACAGGCTGGCTAGAAAAAATTGAAGAGATTAAAAAGATGGCGGTAGAACAAGAAACCGCATTTTTATATGCATCTAACTTCAGTATTGGTGTAAACCTATTTTTTGAATTGAACAAAAAGCTAAATCAACTGATGTATAATCACACTGACTACAAAGCATCAATTGAAGAAATACATCACACTCAAAAACTAGATATACCAAGCGGAACAGCACTTACATTAAAATCGCAAATTTCTGACACTATCAATATCAAAAGTGAAAGGCAAGAAAACGTTCCCGGCACACATATTGTAGAATATACTTCAACGATAGATACTATTTCCATTTCTCATCAAGCACACAACAGAATGGGCTTTGTCAAAGGCGCACTTCTTGCTGCAGAGTGGATTATTGATAAAAAAGGGTGTTTCTCTATAAGTGACATTCTAAAAATTAATTAA
- the lepB gene encoding signal peptidase I: MNKLKQLLGKSFKVVLFIVFTILWSLLVYLIDGEWLYFFPLIVGDILFWETISWQFWKKKEKKKKKPKSEIKSWFNAILFAVIAATILRTFLIEAYTIPTSSMEKSLLIGDFLFVSKVSYGPRVPNTPLSFPLVHHTLPLTKNTPAYLKWIQLDYHRMKGMGKIERNDCVVFNYPADDALHPERPVDKKENYIKRCVGLPGDVIEIKNTGLFVNGEPQSTTEKMKNQFRYYVKTDGTLFSQKTLNKYNIYEGQILSRNGDYELMLNNESLEAIRRFTYVKKVEKIVAEKGVKTNSTELIFPDDKFNWNLDNFGPLTIPAKGMTVDIDTQNIQTYRRVIESYEKNTLEIVDDNIYINGNLSKSYTFQMDYYWMMGDNRHNSLDSRYWGFVPEDHVVGKALFIWMSWDKNKKGIHKIRWNRLFNAVH; encoded by the coding sequence ATGAATAAATTAAAACAACTTTTAGGCAAATCTTTTAAAGTGGTACTATTCATCGTATTTACGATATTATGGTCACTATTAGTCTACTTAATAGATGGTGAATGGCTTTACTTTTTCCCTTTAATCGTTGGGGACATTCTATTTTGGGAAACTATTAGCTGGCAATTTTGGAAGAAAAAAGAAAAGAAAAAGAAAAAACCTAAAAGCGAAATCAAAAGTTGGTTTAACGCTATTCTATTTGCCGTAATAGCAGCAACAATTCTTAGAACTTTCTTAATCGAAGCTTATACCATACCTACATCATCTATGGAAAAATCTCTTCTAATAGGTGATTTTTTATTTGTTAGTAAGGTAAGTTACGGCCCAAGAGTGCCTAACACCCCCCTATCTTTTCCTCTTGTTCATCATACATTACCACTTACCAAAAACACTCCGGCATATCTTAAATGGATACAATTAGATTACCACAGAATGAAGGGGATGGGTAAAATAGAAAGAAACGATTGTGTGGTCTTTAATTATCCAGCCGACGATGCACTACACCCAGAAAGACCAGTAGACAAAAAAGAAAATTATATAAAAAGATGTGTAGGCTTACCCGGCGATGTCATTGAGATAAAAAACACAGGACTATTTGTCAATGGCGAACCACAAAGTACTACCGAAAAGATGAAAAACCAATTTAGGTATTATGTTAAAACCGATGGCACCTTATTTAGTCAAAAAACATTAAATAAATATAATATTTACGAAGGCCAAATCTTATCAAGAAATGGTGATTATGAATTAATGCTTAACAACGAAAGCTTAGAAGCCATAAGACGCTTTACCTATGTAAAAAAGGTTGAAAAAATAGTAGCAGAAAAAGGTGTTAAAACCAATTCAACTGAATTAATTTTTCCAGATGATAAATTCAATTGGAACCTCGATAACTTTGGACCATTAACTATTCCTGCCAAAGGAATGACAGTAGATATAGATACTCAAAATATTCAGACATACAGAAGAGTGATAGAAAGCTATGAAAAAAATACTTTAGAAATAGTTGATGACAATATTTACATTAACGGAAACCTTAGCAAAAGCTATACATTTCAAATGGATTACTATTGGATGATGGGAGATAATAGACACAATTCACTAGATTCTAGATACTGGGGATTTGTTCCAGAGGACCATGTCGTTGGAAAAGCCCTTTTCATATGGATGAGCTGGGATAAAAACAAAAAAGGCATTCACAAAATTAGATGGAATAGGTTGTTCAATGCAGTCCACTAG
- a CDS encoding WbqC family protein: protein MQSTRATLLPCPYFGSIEYFSNLLSSNCIIEVNDYFVKQSLRTRCVIYGANGPLTLTVPKFRKNSSKTLFKDIKINYDHHWQKEHWQSITSAYRSSPFFEYYEDEFQPLFHKKHTFLVDLNLEMMSFICSKIGLSTDYKISENYIKNPDLDDKRMDTFDNEITKRYMQVFENKLGFIANLSILDLLFNEGNNSRAYLESINT from the coding sequence ATGCAGTCCACTAGAGCTACACTTTTACCTTGCCCATATTTCGGCTCTATTGAGTATTTTTCTAACCTACTCTCTAGCAATTGTATTATAGAAGTCAACGACTATTTTGTAAAACAAAGCTTAAGAACGCGATGTGTTATTTATGGAGCTAATGGACCATTAACACTAACTGTTCCGAAATTTAGAAAAAACAGCTCTAAAACACTGTTCAAAGATATTAAGATAAATTATGATCACCATTGGCAAAAAGAACATTGGCAAAGTATAACCAGCGCCTACCGTTCTTCTCCATTTTTTGAATACTACGAAGATGAATTCCAGCCTTTATTTCACAAGAAACACACTTTCTTAGTAGACTTGAATTTAGAAATGATGAGTTTTATTTGTTCAAAAATTGGACTTTCAACAGACTATAAAATCAGTGAAAACTACATCAAAAACCCAGATTTAGATGATAAAAGAATGGATACCTTTGATAATGAAATTACAAAAAGGTATATGCAAGTTTTTGAAAATAAACTCGGCTTTATTGCTAATCTCAGTATATTAGATCTTCTTTTTAATGAAGGGAATAATAGTAGAGCTTATCTCGAATCAATTAACACCTAA
- a CDS encoding carboxyl transferase domain-containing protein, which produces MDLEFNKNEDQMRLLISEMNQKFDKVSIGGGKAKIKKQHDQGKLTARERIQFLVDDRSETIEIGAFVGDGMYEEYGGCPSGGVVIVIGYVSSKQCIIVANDATVKAGAWFPITAKKNLRAQEIAMENRLPIIYLVDSAGVFLPLQNEIFPDKEHFGRIFRNNAKMSSMGITQISAVMGSCVAGGAYLPIMSDEALIVNKTGTIFLAGSYLVKAAIGEDIDNETLGGAETHCEISGVTDYKSENDEDCLKTIRNIFSKIGDFEKAGFNRIESKDPKKDKNEIVGILPVNRDKPYNTLEIIDRLVDNSDFEEYKKGYGETIICGYARIDGWAIGLIANQRKLVKSKKGEMQFGGVIYSDSADKATRFIANCNQKKIPLVFLQDVTGFMVGSRSEHSGIIKDGAKMVNALSNSVVPKFTIIMGNSYGAGNYAMCGKAFDPRLIVAWPTAKMAVMGGEQAAKVLLQIEKSSLKKQGQKIDKKKEDKLLKTITERYDEQTSPYYAASRLWIDAIIDPRETRKVISMGIEAANNSPIKTAYNPGVIQV; this is translated from the coding sequence ATGGATTTAGAATTTAATAAAAACGAAGATCAAATGAGACTCTTGATATCAGAGATGAATCAAAAGTTTGATAAAGTTTCGATTGGTGGTGGCAAGGCAAAAATCAAAAAACAACACGACCAAGGAAAACTTACTGCCAGAGAAAGAATTCAATTTTTAGTTGATGACAGAAGTGAAACTATTGAAATTGGTGCTTTTGTAGGAGATGGAATGTACGAAGAATATGGAGGCTGTCCATCAGGAGGAGTTGTTATTGTCATCGGCTATGTGAGCTCTAAACAATGTATTATTGTAGCTAATGATGCTACCGTAAAAGCAGGTGCTTGGTTTCCTATTACAGCTAAGAAAAATTTACGCGCACAAGAAATTGCAATGGAAAATAGACTGCCTATTATCTATTTGGTAGATAGTGCCGGTGTATTTTTACCATTACAAAACGAAATCTTTCCAGACAAAGAACACTTTGGTAGAATCTTTAGAAATAATGCCAAAATGTCGTCAATGGGCATTACACAAATATCAGCCGTTATGGGCTCTTGTGTAGCTGGCGGCGCATATCTTCCTATAATGAGCGATGAAGCATTAATCGTTAATAAAACAGGAACTATATTTCTTGCAGGAAGCTACCTAGTAAAAGCCGCTATCGGTGAAGATATTGACAACGAAACTTTAGGTGGTGCAGAAACTCATTGTGAAATTTCAGGTGTAACAGACTATAAGTCAGAAAATGATGAGGACTGTCTAAAAACTATCCGTAATATATTCAGTAAAATTGGTGACTTTGAAAAAGCTGGCTTCAACAGAATAGAGTCTAAAGATCCCAAAAAAGATAAAAATGAAATAGTTGGCATTTTACCTGTCAATAGAGATAAGCCTTATAATACCCTTGAAATTATTGACCGACTGGTTGACAACTCTGATTTTGAAGAATATAAAAAAGGCTACGGCGAAACTATAATTTGCGGCTATGCAAGAATTGATGGTTGGGCGATAGGACTCATTGCAAACCAAAGAAAATTGGTCAAAAGTAAAAAAGGTGAAATGCAATTTGGAGGTGTTATTTATTCTGACTCAGCAGATAAAGCTACTCGATTTATAGCAAATTGTAATCAAAAGAAAATCCCTTTAGTCTTCTTACAAGATGTAACAGGCTTTATGGTTGGTTCTCGATCTGAACATTCAGGAATCATTAAAGATGGAGCAAAAATGGTAAATGCTTTAAGCAATTCGGTAGTTCCAAAATTCACCATTATAATGGGGAATTCTTACGGAGCTGGTAATTATGCTATGTGCGGAAAAGCATTCGACCCAAGATTAATAGTCGCATGGCCAACTGCCAAGATGGCTGTAATGGGAGGAGAACAAGCTGCTAAAGTATTATTGCAAATAGAAAAATCATCCCTAAAAAAACAAGGTCAAAAAATCGACAAAAAGAAAGAGGATAAACTTCTTAAAACAATCACTGAACGATACGATGAACAAACATCACCCTATTACGCAGCATCACGACTTTGGATTGATGCTATTATAGACCCAAGAGAAACCAGAAAAGTAATTTCAATGGGAATAGAAGCTGCAAACAATTCACCCATCAAAACAGCTTATAACCCAGGAGTTATTCAAGTTTAA
- the thrS gene encoding threonine--tRNA ligase, producing the protein MIQITLPDGATRQVEKGTTGMDIAKSISEGLARNVLACQIDEEVWDANRPIEKDCEFKLLTWNDDLGKQTMWHSSAHLMAEALEAIYPGIKLAIGPAIENGFYYDVDLGEHSISSDDFSKIEAKMVELARQKNEYVRKEISKQDAISYFQEKDDQYKLELLEDLEDGNITFYTQGNFTDLCRGPHIPNTSFIKSTKLLNIAGAYWRGDENNKQLTRIYGISFPKQKELTAYLELLEQAKQRDHRKLGKEMELFSFSQKVGQGLPLWLPKGAALRERLENFLKKAQKTAGYDQVITPHIGSKELYVCSGHYAKYGADSFQPINTPADGEEFLLKPMNCPHHCEIYKTKPRSYKDLPIRFAEFGTVYRYEQSGELHGLSRVRGFTQDDAHIFCTPEQVKEEFIKVIDLVFYIFKTLSFEQFTAQISLRDVNQPEKYIGSTDNWEKAEKAILEATEEKGIDTIIEYGEAAFYGPKLDFMVKDALGRKWQLGTIQVDYNLPERFELEYIGSDNQTHRPVMIHRAPFGSMERFVSVLLEHCAGNFPLWLTPNQVMILPISEKYHDYAENILNLLNNSDIRALVDERAEKAGRKIRDAEISKSPYMLIVGEKEKNEHTVSVRKHGGEDLGSMKIEEFIKIINEEIDSLISNFK; encoded by the coding sequence ATGATACAAATTACACTTCCAGACGGAGCGACAAGACAAGTTGAAAAAGGTACTACAGGCATGGATATTGCCAAAAGTATCAGTGAAGGATTAGCAAGAAATGTTCTAGCATGTCAAATAGATGAAGAGGTTTGGGATGCTAACCGTCCTATAGAAAAGGATTGTGAATTCAAACTACTCACTTGGAATGATGATCTAGGCAAACAAACCATGTGGCACTCTTCGGCACACCTTATGGCTGAAGCCTTAGAAGCGATTTACCCAGGCATTAAACTAGCCATTGGACCAGCTATTGAAAACGGATTCTATTACGATGTTGATCTAGGAGAACACTCTATCTCTTCCGATGACTTTAGCAAAATTGAAGCTAAAATGGTTGAGTTAGCTAGACAAAAAAACGAATATGTAAGAAAAGAGATATCCAAACAAGATGCTATTTCTTACTTTCAAGAAAAAGATGACCAATACAAACTTGAGCTTCTTGAAGATTTAGAAGATGGCAATATTACTTTTTATACACAAGGTAATTTTACCGATTTATGTAGAGGTCCACATATTCCAAATACCTCTTTTATAAAATCGACCAAACTGCTCAACATTGCAGGAGCATATTGGAGAGGCGATGAGAACAATAAGCAGTTAACACGTATTTATGGCATTAGTTTTCCTAAGCAAAAGGAACTAACAGCATACTTGGAACTTCTAGAACAAGCCAAACAAAGAGATCATAGAAAGCTTGGGAAAGAAATGGAATTATTTTCATTTTCTCAAAAAGTAGGTCAAGGACTACCTTTGTGGCTTCCAAAAGGAGCTGCACTTAGAGAGCGATTAGAAAATTTTCTTAAAAAAGCACAAAAAACTGCTGGTTACGATCAAGTCATTACGCCACATATTGGCAGTAAAGAACTTTACGTATGTTCTGGTCACTATGCCAAATATGGAGCGGATTCATTTCAGCCGATTAACACCCCTGCTGATGGTGAAGAATTTTTACTCAAGCCGATGAACTGCCCCCACCATTGCGAAATATATAAAACAAAGCCACGTTCATATAAAGATTTACCAATTAGATTTGCAGAATTTGGAACCGTTTATCGTTACGAACAATCTGGTGAATTACATGGACTTTCAAGAGTAAGAGGATTTACTCAAGATGATGCTCATATTTTCTGCACCCCTGAACAAGTAAAAGAAGAGTTTATTAAAGTTATAGACCTTGTATTTTACATTTTTAAAACATTAAGCTTTGAACAATTCACAGCTCAGATATCTCTAAGAGATGTCAACCAACCCGAAAAATATATTGGTTCAACTGACAATTGGGAAAAAGCAGAAAAAGCCATATTAGAGGCAACTGAAGAAAAGGGTATTGATACAATAATTGAATATGGAGAAGCTGCATTTTATGGCCCAAAACTAGACTTCATGGTCAAAGATGCTTTGGGAAGAAAATGGCAATTAGGTACTATACAAGTAGACTATAACTTGCCCGAACGCTTTGAATTAGAATATATTGGCTCTGATAATCAGACACACAGGCCCGTTATGATTCATAGAGCCCCGTTCGGATCTATGGAAAGGTTTGTATCCGTTTTACTAGAACATTGCGCCGGTAATTTCCCACTTTGGCTAACACCAAATCAGGTTATGATTTTACCAATTAGTGAAAAATATCACGATTACGCAGAAAATATTTTAAATCTGCTAAATAATTCCGATATTCGCGCCCTCGTTGACGAAAGAGCTGAAAAAGCCGGTCGTAAGATAAGAGATGCTGAAATAAGTAAATCACCTTACATGTTAATTGTTGGTGAAAAAGAAAAAAACGAACATACAGTATCTGTTAGAAAACATGGTGGTGAAGATTTAGGCAGTATGAAAATTGAAGAATTCATAAAAATCATCAACGAAGAAATTGATAGTTTGATAAGTAACTTTAAATAG
- the infC gene encoding translation initiation factor IF-3, whose product MAIRRRNNNYRRKTEAEHKINKFITAPEVRLIGEGIESGIFPLAKALNIANEMGLDLVEISPKADPPVCKIIDYKKFLYDQKKKQKLIKANASKTVIKEIRFGPNTEEHDLAFKTKHALKFLEEGSKVKAFVFFRGRSIVFKEKGEILLLKFAQALEDYGVVEQMPKLEGKRMTMFIAPKKKK is encoded by the coding sequence ATCGCAATAAGAAGAAGAAATAACAACTACAGAAGAAAAACAGAAGCAGAACATAAAATCAATAAATTTATTACTGCTCCTGAAGTCAGATTAATAGGCGAAGGCATAGAATCTGGAATCTTTCCTTTAGCAAAAGCATTGAATATCGCTAATGAAATGGGATTGGATTTAGTTGAAATTTCTCCTAAAGCAGATCCTCCTGTTTGTAAAATTATCGACTATAAAAAGTTTCTATACGATCAAAAAAAGAAACAAAAATTAATAAAAGCAAACGCATCAAAAACTGTAATCAAAGAAATCCGTTTCGGACCTAATACAGAAGAGCATGACCTTGCTTTTAAAACAAAACATGCATTAAAATTCCTTGAAGAAGGCTCGAAAGTAAAAGCTTTCGTATTTTTTAGAGGAAGAAGCATAGTCTTTAAAGAAAAAGGCGAGATTTTATTACTAAAATTTGCCCAAGCCTTAGAAGATTATGGTGTTGTAGAACAAATGCCAAAATTAGAAGGGAAACGAATGACTATGTTCATTGCTCCTAAAAAGAAGAAGTAA
- the rpmI gene encoding 50S ribosomal protein L35 yields the protein MPKMKTKSSAKKRFKLTGTGKIKRKHAFKSHILTKKETKQKRNLTQTGLVHESDVKNIKQQLCL from the coding sequence ATGCCAAAAATGAAAACAAAATCTAGTGCTAAAAAGCGTTTTAAGCTTACTGGTACAGGTAAAATCAAGAGAAAGCATGCTTTTAAAAGTCACATCTTAACAAAGAAAGAGACTAAACAAAAGCGTAACTTAACTCAAACAGGATTAGTACATGAGTCTGATGTTAAAAACATCAAACAACAATTGTGCCTCTAA
- the rplT gene encoding 50S ribosomal protein L20 — MPRSVNAVAAKARRKKVLDAAKGYFGRRKNVHTVAKNAVEKAMQYAYIGRKQKKRNFRSLWIQRINAGVREHGMSYSTFMGAVSKKGIALNRKVLADLAMNHPEAFKAVVDKVKS, encoded by the coding sequence ATGCCAAGATCGGTAAACGCTGTCGCAGCAAAGGCTAGAAGAAAAAAGGTATTAGATGCCGCTAAAGGTTACTTCGGCCGTAGAAAAAATGTCCATACAGTAGCTAAAAATGCTGTAGAAAAAGCAATGCAATATGCATACATTGGACGTAAACAAAAGAAAAGAAACTTCCGTTCATTATGGATTCAAAGAATAAACGCAGGTGTTAGAGAACACGGAATGAGTTATTCTACATTTATGGGTGCAGTATCGAAAAAGGGTATTGCCCTAAACAGAAAAGTTCTTGCAGACCTTGCAATGAACCATCCAGAAGCTTTTAAAGCAGTAGTGGACAAGGTTAAAAGTTAA
- a CDS encoding cold shock domain-containing protein — translation MNTGTVKFFNDTKGYGFIKEDETDKEYFVHVSGVIDEISENDKVTFDLEEGRKGLNATNVKLA, via the coding sequence ATGAATACTGGAACAGTTAAATTTTTTAATGATACCAAAGGATATGGATTCATTAAAGAAGACGAAACAGATAAGGAGTACTTTGTACACGTTTCTGGAGTAATCGATGAAATTAGTGAAAATGACAAAGTTACATTTGACTTAGAAGAAGGCCGTAAAGGTCTAAACGCTACAAATGTAAAATTAGCATAA